In Nematostella vectensis chromosome 11, jaNemVect1.1, whole genome shotgun sequence, a genomic segment contains:
- the LOC5517547 gene encoding tripartite motif-containing protein 45 isoform X3: MADSETKPKDVSDVTCSLCLEQYQDPRVLACLHTYCRHCLESLVEHSQERTVSCPQCREKIVISVEEVKDLKVDFMLNDMIEKMSLDQENKVDISITCETCQSDVATGRCDDCCEFMCEFCITSHRRLLRTNQHKIIGLKEATSKGKSSCKSHYCPRHKGERLTLLCDTCDELICQDCAITTHQYHKINFTSNIIDREKDEIKAKVEEVKSKQTDSSQLHDKVVNEKARIEAQKNSLTSEIDDFINAQISALEKVRSNLKDEVISDYEKRNKQLDCYEDFLSIFIANCNSCVKFAERVCQAGPGNEVEVLSLKREIMPRLSHLADTTMQDVLFEKVIVTFNVDEDFWKSVTEKASFERVTVDPQQCVVTMGTGAEPGIIYSTFAKQRIHFSVAVNDSEKQRYDAPVRVEAYVQKEDFDLFTSSDSPGPVIPLNVVMQFYDDGYGYEFTYTPPDEGCYQLSVTVNGEHVRGSPFQLSVRSKFDLVKMFKEPANKPLKLKLNGSHVALRVQFLKASLELELGVKRESNKGEQIWGCKSHSAVTFDQNNDWRYKKSWGGVFGMYLSRDNWLKARMIICDEGTDERNIFKEILYPVYLHTRGKWSPQFEKEEEQRNSEL, encoded by the exons atggctgattctgagaCGAAGCCTAAAGATGTCAGTGATGTCACATGCTCTCTTTGCCTGGAGCAGTACCAAGACCCGCGAGTGCTAGCCTGTCTGCACACTTATTGCCGACACTGTCTGGAAAGTCTGGTAGAGCACAGCCAGGAACGCACAGTGTCTTGCCCCCAGTGCCGGGAAAAAATAGTG ATTAGTGTGGAAGAGGTAAAAGATCTAAAAGTAGACTTCATGCTGAATGATATGATTGAAAAGATGTCGCTGGATCAGGAAAATAAAGTCGACATCTCTATCACTTGTGAAACCTGCCAAAGTGATGTTGCTACTGGGAGATGTGATGATTGCTGTGAGTTTATGTGTGAGTTCTGTATCACATCTCACAGACGATTACTGCGCACAAATCAGCACAAGATAATAGGTCTGAAAGAGGCCACATCGAAAGGCAAGTCAAGCTGCAAGTCACACTATTGCCCAAGGCACAAAGGAGAGAGGCTCACTTTGTTGTGTGACACTTGTGACGAACTGATTTGCCAAGATTGTGCAATCACTACCCACCAATATCACAAGATCAACTTCACTAGCAAC ATTATAGATCGAGAGAAAGACGAAATTAAGGCGAAAGTGGAAGAAGTAAAATCCAAGCAAACCGATTCATCCCAACTACATGATAAAGTCGTAAATGAAAAAGCTCGAATAGAAGCACAGAAAAATTCGTTGACGTCTGAAATTGACGACTTTATAAACGCACAGATCAGTGCTTTGGAAAAGGTGCGTTCAAATCTAAAAGATGAGGTTATCTCTGATTATGAGAAGAGAAATAAGCAGCTTGATTGTTACGAAGATTTTCTCTCTATTTTCATCGCAAACTGCAATAGCTGTGTGAAGTTCGCAGAGCGTGTATGTCAGGCGGGTCCAGGAAACGAAGTTGAGGTGTTATCGTTGAAGAGGGAGATCATGCCGCGACTATCAC ATCTTGCAGATACCACCATGCAAGATGTGCTGTTTGAAAAAGTCATCGTTACCTTTAATGTAGACGAGGATTTCTGGAAATCTGTAACCGAGAAAGCTTCTTTCGAAAGAGTGACCGTTGACCCCCAGCAGTGCGTCGTTACCATGGGAACAGGTGCAGAGCCAGGGATCATTTATTCCACGTTTGCAAAGCAGCGCATACATTTTTCAGTTGCAGTTAACGACAGTGAGAAGCAACGTTATGATGCGCCAGTGAGGGTCGAAGCTTATGTTCAAAAAGAAGATTTTGATTTGTTCACGTCTTCTGATTCTCCTGGGCCAGTGATCCCTTTGAATGTTGTAATGCAGTTTTATGACGATGGCTATGGCTATGAATTTACGTACACGCCACCTGATGAAGGATGTTATCAATTGTCTGTTACAGTAAACGGTGAACATGTCAGAGGGAGCCCATTCCAGTTGTCGGTGCGATCAAAATTTGATTTGGTCAAAATGTTTAAGGAGCCTGCCAACAAACCCTTAAAGTTAAAACTAAATGGGAGTCACGTCGCTTTGAGAGTCCAATTTCTCAAAGCAAGTTTGGAACTTGAGCTCGGAGTAAAACGTGAATCAAATAAGGGTGAGCAGATCTGGGGTTGTAAGTCTCATAGTGCCGTGACATTTGATCAGAATAACGACTGGCGTTATAAGAAAAGTTGGGGTGGCGTGTTTGGGATGTATCTCAGCAGGGATAATTGGCTGAAAGCAAGAATGATCATCTGTGATGAAGGAACAGACGAGAGGAATATATTCAAGGAAATCCTCTATCCTGTTTATTTACATACCCGCGGCAAATGGTCTCCACAGTTCgagaaagaagaagaacaaAGAAATTCTGAACTATGA
- the LOC5517547 gene encoding tripartite motif-containing protein 45 isoform X1, producing MADSETKPKDVSDVTCSLCLEQYQDPRVLACLHTYCRHCLESLVEHSQERTVSCPQCREKIVISVEEVKDLKVDFMLNDMIEKMSLDQENKVDISITCETCQSDVATGRCDDCCEFMCEFCITSHRRLLRTNQHKIIGLKEATSKGKSSCKSHYCPRHKGERLTLLCDTCDELICQDCAITTHQYHKINFTSNIIDREKDEIKAKVEEVKSKQTDSSQLHDKVVNEKARIEAQKNSLTSEIDDFINAQISALEKVRSNLKDEVISDYEKRNKQLDCYEDFLSIFIANCNSCVKFAERVCQAGPGNEVEVLSLKREIMPRLSHLADTTMQDVLFEKVIVTFNVDEDFWKSVTEKASFERVTVDPQQCVVTMGTGAEPGIIYSTFAKQRIHFSVAVNDSEKQRYDAPVRVEAYVQKEDFDLFTSSDSPGPVIPLNVVMQFYDDGYGYEFTYTPPDEGCYQLSVTVNGEHVRGSPFQLSVRSKFDLVKMFKEPANKPLKLKLNGSHVALRVQFLKASLELELGVKRESNKGEQIWGCKSHSAVTFDQNNDWRYKKSWGGVFGMYLSRDNWLKARMIICDEGTDERNIFKEILYPVYLHTRGKWSPQFEKEEEQRNSEL from the exons atggctgattctgagaCGAAGCCTAAAGATGTCAGTGATGTCACATGCTCTCTTTGCCTGGAGCAGTACCAAGACCCGCGAGTGCTAGCCTGTCTGCACACTTATTGCCGACACTGTCTGGAAAGTCTGGTAGAGCACAGCCAGGAACGCACAGTGTCTTGCCCCCAGTGCCGGGAAAAAATAGTG ATTAGTGTGGAAGAGGTAAAAGATCTAAAAGTAGACTTCATGCTGAATGATATGATTGAAAAGATGTCGCTGGATCAGGAAAATAAAGTCGACATCTCTATCACTTGTGAAACCTGCCAAAGTGATGTTGCTACTGGGAGATGTGATGATTGCTGTGAGTTTATGTGTGAGTTCTGTATCACATCTCACAGACGATTACTGCGCACAAATCAGCACAAGATAATAGGTCTGAAAGAGGCCACATCGAAAGGCAAGTCAAGCTGCAAGTCACACTATTGCCCAAGGCACAAAGGAGAGAGGCTCACTTTGTTGTGTGACACTTGTGACGAACTGATTTGCCAAGATTGTGCAATCACTACCCACCAATATCACAAG ATCAACTTCACTAGCAACATTATAGATCGAGAGAAAGACGAAATTAAGGCGAAAGTGGAAGAAGTAAAATCCAAGCAAACCGATTCATCCCAACTACATGATAAAGTCGTAAATGAAAAAGCTCGAATAGAAGCACAGAAAAATTCGTTGACGTCTGAAATTGACGACTTTATAAACGCACAGATCAGTGCTTTGGAAAAGGTGCGTTCAAATCTAAAAGATGAGGTTATCTCTGATTATGAGAAGAGAAATAAGCAGCTTGATTGTTACGAAGATTTTCTCTCTATTTTCATCGCAAACTGCAATAGCTGTGTGAAGTTCGCAGAGCGTGTATGTCAGGCGGGTCCAGGAAACGAAGTTGAGGTGTTATCGTTGAAGAGGGAGATCATGCCGCGACTATCAC ATCTTGCAGATACCACCATGCAAGATGTGCTGTTTGAAAAAGTCATCGTTACCTTTAATGTAGACGAGGATTTCTGGAAATCTGTAACCGAGAAAGCTTCTTTCGAAAGAGTGACCGTTGACCCCCAGCAGTGCGTCGTTACCATGGGAACAGGTGCAGAGCCAGGGATCATTTATTCCACGTTTGCAAAGCAGCGCATACATTTTTCAGTTGCAGTTAACGACAGTGAGAAGCAACGTTATGATGCGCCAGTGAGGGTCGAAGCTTATGTTCAAAAAGAAGATTTTGATTTGTTCACGTCTTCTGATTCTCCTGGGCCAGTGATCCCTTTGAATGTTGTAATGCAGTTTTATGACGATGGCTATGGCTATGAATTTACGTACACGCCACCTGATGAAGGATGTTATCAATTGTCTGTTACAGTAAACGGTGAACATGTCAGAGGGAGCCCATTCCAGTTGTCGGTGCGATCAAAATTTGATTTGGTCAAAATGTTTAAGGAGCCTGCCAACAAACCCTTAAAGTTAAAACTAAATGGGAGTCACGTCGCTTTGAGAGTCCAATTTCTCAAAGCAAGTTTGGAACTTGAGCTCGGAGTAAAACGTGAATCAAATAAGGGTGAGCAGATCTGGGGTTGTAAGTCTCATAGTGCCGTGACATTTGATCAGAATAACGACTGGCGTTATAAGAAAAGTTGGGGTGGCGTGTTTGGGATGTATCTCAGCAGGGATAATTGGCTGAAAGCAAGAATGATCATCTGTGATGAAGGAACAGACGAGAGGAATATATTCAAGGAAATCCTCTATCCTGTTTATTTACATACCCGCGGCAAATGGTCTCCACAGTTCgagaaagaagaagaacaaAGAAATTCTGAACTATGA
- the LOC5517547 gene encoding tripartite motif-containing protein 45 isoform X2 produces the protein MADSETKPKNVSDVTCSLCLEQYQDPRVLACLHTYCRHCLESLVEHSQERTVSCPQCREKIVISVEEVKDLKVDFMLNDMIEKMSLDQENKADISITCETCQSDVATGRCDDCCEFMCEFCITSHRRLLRTNQHKIISMKEATVKGKSSCKSHYCPRHRGERLTLLCDTCDELICNQCAITTHQYHTINFTCNIIDREKDKIKAKLEEVKSKQTDLSQLHDKVVNEKARIEAQKNLLTSEIDDFINAQISTLEKMRSNLKDEVISDYEKKNKQLDCKEDFLSIFIANCNSCVKFAERVCQAGPGNEVEVLSLKREIMPRLSHLADTTMQDVLFEKVIVTFNVDEDFWKSVTEKASFERVTVDPQQCVVTMGTGAEPGIIYSTFAKQRIHFSVAVNDSEKQRYDAPVRVEAYVQKEDFDLFTSSDSPGPVIPLNVVMQFYDDGYGYEFTYTPPDEGCYQLSVTVNGEHVRGSPFQLSVRSKFDLVKMFKEPANKPLKLKLNGSHVALRVQFLKASLELELGVKRESNKGEQIWGCKSHSAVTFDQNNDWRYKKSWGGVFGMYLSRDNWLKARMIICDEGTDERNIFKEILYPVYLHTRGKWSPQFEKEEEQRNSEL, from the exons atggctgattctgagaCGAAGCCTAAAAATGTCAGTGATGTCACATGCTCTCTTTGCCTGGAGCAGTACCAAGACCCGCGAGTGCTAGCCTGTCTGCACACTTATTGCCGACACTGTCTGGAAAGTCTGGTAGAGCACAGCCAGGAACGCACAGTGTCTTGCCCCCAGTGCCGGGAAAAAATAGTG ATTAGTGTGGAAGAGGTAAAAGATCTAAAAGTAGACTTCATGCTGAATGATATGATTGAAAAGATGTCGCTGGATCAGGAAAATAAAGCCGACATCTCTATCACTTGTGAAACCTGCCAAAGTGATGTTGCTACTGGGAGATGTGATGATTGCTGTGAGTTTATGTGTGAGTTCTGTATCACATCTCACAGACGATTACTGCGCACAAATCAGCACAAGATAATAAGTATGAAAGAGGCCACAGTGAAAGGCAAGTCAAGCTGCAAGTCACACTATTGCCCAAGGCACAGAGGAGAGAGGCTCACTCTGTTGTGTGACACTTGTGACGAACTGATTTGCAATCAATGTGCAATCACTACCCACCAATATCACACGATCAACTTCACTTGCAACATTATAGATCGAGAGAAAGACAAAATTAAGGCGAAATTGGAAGAAGTAAAATCCAAGCAAACCGATTTATCCCAACTACATGATAAAGTCGTAAATGAAAAAGCTCGAATAGAAGCACAGAAAAATTTGTTGACGTCTGAAATTGACGACTTTATAAACGCACAGATCAGTACTTTGGAAAAGATGCGTTCAAACCTAAAAGATGAGGTTATTTCTGATTATGAGAAGAAAAATAAGCAGCTTGATTGTAAAGAAGATTTTCTCTCTATTTTCATCGCAAACTGCAATAGCTGTGTGAAGTTCGCAGAGCGTGTATGTCAGGCGGGTCCAGGAAACGAAGTTGAGGTGTTATCGTTGAAGAGGGAGATCATGCCGCGACTATCACATCTTGCAGATACCACCATGCAAGATGTGCTGTTTGAAAAAGTCATCGTTACCTTTAATGTAGACGAGGATTTCTGGAAATCTGTAACCGAGAAAGCTTCTTTCGAAAGAGTGACCGTTGACCCCCAGCAGTGCGTCGTTACCATGGGAACAGGTGCAGAGCCAGGGATCATTTATTCCACGTTTGCAAAGCAGCGCATACATTTTTCAGTTGCAGTTAACGACAGTGAGAAGCAACGTTATGATGCGCCAGTGAGGGTCGAAGCTTATGTTCAAAAAGAAGATTTTGATTTGTTCACGTCTTCTGATTCTCCTGGGCCAGTGATCCCTTTGAATGTTGTAATGCAGTTTTATGACGATGGCTATGGCTATGAATTTACGTACACGCCACCTGATGAAGGATGTTATCAATTGTCTGTTACAGTAAACGGTGAACATGTCAGAGGGAGCCCATTCCAGTTGTCGGTGCGATCAAAATTTGATTTGGTCAAAATGTTTAAGGAGCCTGCCAACAAACCCTTAAAGTTAAAACTAAATGGGAGTCACGTCGCTTTGAGAGTCCAATTTCTCAAAGCAAGTTTGGAACTTGAGCTCGGAGTAAAACGTGAATCAAATAAGGGTGAGCAGATCTGGGGTTGTAAGTCTCATAGTGCCGTGACATTTGATCAGAATAACGACTGGCGTTATAAGAAAAGTTGGGGTGGCGTGTTTGGGATGTATCTCAGCAGGGATAATTGGCTGAAAGCAAGAATGATCATCTGTGATGAAGGAACAGACGAGAGGAATATATTCAAGGAAATCCTCTATCCTGTTTATTTACATACCCGCGGCAAATGGTCTCCACAGTTCgagaaagaagaagaacaaAGAAATTCTGAACTATGA
- the LOC5517547 gene encoding tripartite motif-containing protein 45 isoform X4 produces the protein MLNDMIEKMSLDQENKADISITCETCQSDVATGRCDDCCEFMCEFCITSHRRLLRTNQHKIISMKEATVKGKSSCKSHYCPRHRGERLTLLCDTCDELICNQCAITTHQYHTINFTCNIIDREKDKIKAKLEEVKSKQTDLSQLHDKVVNEKARIEAQKNLLTSEIDDFINAQISTLEKMRSNLKDEVISDYEKKNKQLDCKEDFLSIFIANCNSCVKFAERVCQAGPGNEVEVLSLKREIMPRLSHLADTTMQDVLFEKVIVTFNVDEDFWKSVTEKASFERVTVDPQQCVVTMGTGAEPGIIYSTFAKQRIHFSVAVNDSEKQRYDAPVRVEAYVQKEDFDLFTSSDSPGPVIPLNVVMQFYDDGYGYEFTYTPPDEGCYQLSVTVNGEHVRGSPFQLSVRSKFDLVKMFKEPANKPLKLKLNGSHVALRVQFLKASLELELGVKRESNKGEQIWGCKSHSAVTFDQNNDWRYKKSWGGVFGMYLSRDNWLKARMIICDEGTDERNIFKEILYPVYLHTRGKWSPQFEKEEEQRNSEL, from the coding sequence ATGCTGAATGATATGATTGAAAAGATGTCGCTGGATCAGGAAAATAAAGCCGACATCTCTATCACTTGTGAAACCTGCCAAAGTGATGTTGCTACTGGGAGATGTGATGATTGCTGTGAGTTTATGTGTGAGTTCTGTATCACATCTCACAGACGATTACTGCGCACAAATCAGCACAAGATAATAAGTATGAAAGAGGCCACAGTGAAAGGCAAGTCAAGCTGCAAGTCACACTATTGCCCAAGGCACAGAGGAGAGAGGCTCACTCTGTTGTGTGACACTTGTGACGAACTGATTTGCAATCAATGTGCAATCACTACCCACCAATATCACACGATCAACTTCACTTGCAACATTATAGATCGAGAGAAAGACAAAATTAAGGCGAAATTGGAAGAAGTAAAATCCAAGCAAACCGATTTATCCCAACTACATGATAAAGTCGTAAATGAAAAAGCTCGAATAGAAGCACAGAAAAATTTGTTGACGTCTGAAATTGACGACTTTATAAACGCACAGATCAGTACTTTGGAAAAGATGCGTTCAAACCTAAAAGATGAGGTTATTTCTGATTATGAGAAGAAAAATAAGCAGCTTGATTGTAAAGAAGATTTTCTCTCTATTTTCATCGCAAACTGCAATAGCTGTGTGAAGTTCGCAGAGCGTGTATGTCAGGCGGGTCCAGGAAACGAAGTTGAGGTGTTATCGTTGAAGAGGGAGATCATGCCGCGACTATCACATCTTGCAGATACCACCATGCAAGATGTGCTGTTTGAAAAAGTCATCGTTACCTTTAATGTAGACGAGGATTTCTGGAAATCTGTAACCGAGAAAGCTTCTTTCGAAAGAGTGACCGTTGACCCCCAGCAGTGCGTCGTTACCATGGGAACAGGTGCAGAGCCAGGGATCATTTATTCCACGTTTGCAAAGCAGCGCATACATTTTTCAGTTGCAGTTAACGACAGTGAGAAGCAACGTTATGATGCGCCAGTGAGGGTCGAAGCTTATGTTCAAAAAGAAGATTTTGATTTGTTCACGTCTTCTGATTCTCCTGGGCCAGTGATCCCTTTGAATGTTGTAATGCAGTTTTATGACGATGGCTATGGCTATGAATTTACGTACACGCCACCTGATGAAGGATGTTATCAATTGTCTGTTACAGTAAACGGTGAACATGTCAGAGGGAGCCCATTCCAGTTGTCGGTGCGATCAAAATTTGATTTGGTCAAAATGTTTAAGGAGCCTGCCAACAAACCCTTAAAGTTAAAACTAAATGGGAGTCACGTCGCTTTGAGAGTCCAATTTCTCAAAGCAAGTTTGGAACTTGAGCTCGGAGTAAAACGTGAATCAAATAAGGGTGAGCAGATCTGGGGTTGTAAGTCTCATAGTGCCGTGACATTTGATCAGAATAACGACTGGCGTTATAAGAAAAGTTGGGGTGGCGTGTTTGGGATGTATCTCAGCAGGGATAATTGGCTGAAAGCAAGAATGATCATCTGTGATGAAGGAACAGACGAGAGGAATATATTCAAGGAAATCCTCTATCCTGTTTATTTACATACCCGCGGCAAATGGTCTCCACAGTTCgagaaagaagaagaacaaAGAAATTCTGAACTATGA